In Miscanthus floridulus cultivar M001 chromosome 8, ASM1932011v1, whole genome shotgun sequence, the sequence TGCTGCTTCTGGCATGACCTAAACAGCTATATTTTTGTTTGTCTTTTTTCAACAGCTATATTTTTGTTTGTCTTTTCTCAACAGCTATATTTTGCTTTTGTCCATACCTCAACAGCCATCTGCTGGTTTCATTAATAATGGGGTACAGCCATATTAAGCTTACAAATACACTGCCAGCACTAAGAAAAATAACAATTACACTAAATATTGGTGGTACAACCATGCTACCTAATACATAAAAACTAATTAACTTGAAAACAACAATTACACTAAATATTAGGGATACATGCATCTCTTGCTGCCTTTCTACTCCTCAGCCAAGTCTTTTGCTATCTGGTCCATTATGTTGTCatgccttttttttctttttcattgaAGTTTGAGGTATCTATTGCCAACAGTTTTAAATATGTCTTATACTTTTTATCTCTTGCAGTTTTTGCTTTCATTGACATAGCTTCATGATACATAACCATATTCTGACTTGGTTGGTTGCTCAAAGGAGATGGTGTTGTAGATTTTCCTGTCCCTTTCAGCCTTGCCTTCGCTTTCTTCTGCCCCTCAGGACGTACCTCTCTACTCATGGTTTCCCCCTCTGTGTCTTGGTTGGATGAAGAAGTGTACGCTCCTGAGTTAGATAGCTTGGTCCTTTTTGTTGTCCTCTCCTCTTGGATGATTCTGCGCCATTTGGGCATCTCCTTGGCCACCTTCCACAGGTACTCATATATGAAAGACCTACCCTTGTTGCCTCCCTTGAACATCTCATGGGCTATTTTCAGGACCATGTCATCAGATTGCCCACTGCTGCGTGCACTCATAGCTCGAGCATAAGCCCCACTGAACTTTGTGATATCCCTCTTGACATCACCCCAGTGTGTCTTCAATTGTTTGACTGACCTCTTGTGGCTATTTTTTGGCGTGTTGTCGTTGAACTTAGTAGCTACAGCTTTCCAATAGTACTCACATTTCCTGTCGATGCCGATTACGGGATCAGTGGAGTGATGTGTCCACGAATTGAAAAGCCGCTCATTTTCTTCTTCACTCCAATTGATGCGTTGATGCCTCTTTGGTTCTTCTTCTTCACTGCTATCACTTAAATCTTCAATGTTGACTGATTGCTTCTCTTGTTGTGCAGAGCATCGAGAACTAGACTTGGATCCATGGGAAGAAGTGTTGGCTGCAGCTCCACCTAAATGGCCAAATTGAAGAACTGGTGGAGGCCTATTGGCTACAGGTGCACCCAAACTTTCATGGAGATGAAATCCTTGAAAGCTAGGTGGAGGAGCTTGTAGCCAACTCCCTTGTTGTTGAACACCTTAAAATCTGGGAGGAGAATGGCCATATGGTGGGTGGATTCCTGGAGGACCAAAAGGATTGAAGTTCTGTAGAAAATTGGATGTTCCAAAGGGAAACTGGGATTAGGGTGTAGGTGGTGAGATTTGGCCACTGCTCTCTGAGTATTGGGTTGGAGAGCCTTGATTCAGGAGGCTAGAAAAGTTTCTGGGCGAGGGTTCCATTGTTGTGTTCTAGAGTTGAAAATCTCAGGCTCATGTGTGAAGAATGCAGCACGAAGCTTCAGTTTTGTAGGCAGAGAGGGCTTCAGCAAAGAAGGCATGTACAGGAAGGAGGAGGCCAACACCCAACGCCCAACGGCTACCTTCGGAAGGCCAACGACTTTCTTGTTTATTGTTGTGTGTCAGATCTACAGTGTACAAACCGTTTTTATTGTCTTCTGGGCTGCCCATAGTGTTATGGGTGGCTTTTACCTATGGACTGCTTATGGACTAGTTCTACAATGTACCAGCTATCTGATAGTAAATATTTAATTTCCTATGGACTGGTTTTGCCAACATTGTGGTTGCTCTTATCGCAGTTTGGACGTGGCTAGCTCCGAGCTATGGCTAGTATCCAAATAGGCCCTGCATCTAGCCGCACGCTACTTGCCGCAAGATCAACGGCAAAAATATTACTTCCCAGGAAGGCCGTTCATCTCTGCATTCTTCACTTTTTTTTCCAGGtgcgtttagttcgtgaaatttgggaatttagctacacttttgtttttatttggtaattagtgttcaatcatggactaattaggctcaaaacgttcgtctcgcaatttccaaccaaactgtgcaattagtttttttcatctatatttaatgctccatgcacgtatcgtaagattcgatgtgatggctactgtagtattttttggaaaactttttagaaactaaacacaGCATAAACCACCAACTCTCTGCTGCCACCTGCTCGACGCCTACtcctgtgtgtgtgtgggtgtggtggggggggggggggggggggggggggggctaccgCTAGGTAAAAGGGTGGTGTCCTTATGTCCCGTGTGTTATTTCGTACAATTTATTGCGGTGATATATACTCCTCGTAAGTTCCAAAATAGGATATATTATCTATATGGCCTTTAAAAACTGCACCTTTCTTCTATGTCCTTTTTTTTCTTGAACTTACCTATGTAATGTCCGAAAACAAAAATCCTTACATGTATGGCCTTCCATTGGTTTCTAACGGCATTAAGTCAAGGGTAAAATATGGTGAAAAAAATAAAGTACAAATTTTATTTTGTCTATTTTAAAGTTAGAGTAATATTGCATAAATAAGGTCACGCATAACGGTACATAATAAGACACATAATCAAATACACAAATACATTGCAATAAAATTAGCTTATCAAATAcataaaaatttacacaaatccaaatttaAAAGAGACAAAATAAAATTTGCACTTTATTTTTTTCGCCCCTGACTTAACACCGTTAAGTGCCTGAAACCGAAGGAAGGTCATACAAGTAAGGGATTTTCGTTTCGGGCCTTATAGGTTCAAGAAAAAAAAGGACTATGAAAGAAAGGTGCATTTTTAAGGTCATAGAGGTAAAATCTCTCCAAAATAGTCCCAGAACAGAGGACCTTTTAGAGTTGGCCATGCGTACCAATGTTATTATATCTAAAAGACAAAAATGTCCATGTGAAAAGaagagagatagagatagagatgtaCTACCTCCGTGCATAAAAAATACAATTATGGGAATTGTACTGTTCCAATTAACtcgtgtttgaccaagtttatagtaaacAGTATTAGCTCAAAATAAAttgattatgaaaatatattctataactaatctaatgttACTTATTTTGTCTAATGAGCGTTCATActttttcatataattttagtcACATTTTAAACTATGTGACTCCTCGACATATGAGAACTGCATTCTTTTGTGAACGGGGGagtatagaaaaaaaaagaaaggtgtATTAGAAAAGAGACAGACAAGTATTGTGGGACAAAATTTGGATGCTATTAACGTCAACTATTTTTGGGACGGTGGAAGTAAATTATCAAGTCGTGACTCGTGAGTACAACTAGTAGTGGCGCAACCAGCGACTTTGATTAAGAGGGGCCAGACAAATATGATGACACATCTAAAAAAAACATGGTGGACCGCCGTGGGGAAAACACCCCTCATTGCCTCACTGGCGAACGAAAGCTCGACGGGTCGATTCCACTCGCAAGCTAACTACCAGAGCTAGTTTGGCGCTCGATTAATTGGAAGACAGTGGACTACGCAAGGCCAATTTCTTTGGACGACGTCATTTGGACTTATGGCGGCTGGTGATGGGCAAACACTTAAATTGGAGACGGGCGGCGTACGGTAGCAGCGGTGGCAAGTCTAGCGCGACTGCGGGACCCCAAACCAACCTCCGGACATGCGCATTTACCATCTGGGTCCAGCGCTATGGTTAGGCCTTGGCGCGGCTCGGCCGGCCGGCGCGACGACACTTCAGGTGACACGACGGGAAACGTGGCGTGGCACCGCACACAGACGTGTAGGCGATGGCAGGCGGGGCAAGCCACGCGCATGCAGCCAGAGGGTCAACGGGAGCAGTAGCCGCGTGGCAGTGACGGATGGCGCGCAGCGCGACCGGGGTGCAGTGCGGCGCGACGGTGAGCCGCGGGCTCAAGCGAACACAACGGATGAGGCAGGGCAGCCAGGCTTGCCGAGCCTAGCGTGCGCGAGTGCGAGCGAGGAACGTGCCAGGCGCGTCAACGGCGGTGCGGGCATGCGCGGCAATGCGCATGGGCGAGCGGCAACACCGGCCGAgacgtggtgaccgcgcccagacaCCGAAGCCGACCGAGAACGTGCcttgcatgcattttaaagcTGTTCAAAAAGCCAACTCGAGGATCCGCTACACCACCTATTTTACGCTCTAGCTGGTATATCAGACTACTAAAAGAGACCCTAAAACCATGCCAGGCTTCGTCAACGCGTTGTCTGAATTAagaaattttggctaagtcctaaacggtttcgcgtcgaatgcgatttccaagctactcggtacactagctagcgaatccTGTTCTCGACCGTACGTATTTCACCGTCACCTACGAAGTTCATGCGACAAACTTTACTAAACCTTtgcatatgcgttctatagcattttcgtttcataaaaattcatttagaaccctaagtaatacaacgcgacatgaaatgtaacatgcgtttcgtgtttcaaatgaacgtttcaagtttcgTATATTACTTTATACTCTATattacacacaagtatgatgctcagtgttttagcaaaaagggTGTTACAGTCACCATATTACTCCatctgtcccaaaataaatgcAATTCTAGGACTAGGCACACAAACCAATGCTTAGATGTGAAATTACAAAAAATGCCCCTTGTCTTTTGTGACTATTTTTTTTTCTGGTGTGCATGTCTGGATAGAAGTATCCGGATACTGCCTTGTCTTTTGTGATAGATGAGTCAAAGTAGCAATTTTTGTGGGACAAATTTTAAACTATAGAGTTGCAATTTTAAACTATAGAGTATCGTTTAAAATGGTGTACAGTATAGTCTAGAATAGAAAATTTCGTACCAAAGAATATCTATATATGCCTCGATATTAAATAGCAAAATAATTATTCTATTTTATTGTTCACCTCCCCCTAACTACTTGACAGTGGAAATTTTGCTCTCCTCTTTTTATATCTCAAACTACACCTATGCACTTCGTATAATGTATGTAACCTAGACTCATGGCCCGCGAGTATATACACGTTACAACAACTCACATCTAGCAATGATTGATATAGAGTCGGGATCCAATACGTATTGAGTCACGTCGTCAAAGGCATTCACCTCTACTTTTTGATAGTGCAGTcagtggccccgttcgcttcgctgaaaaaacaagccgaaatactgttccggctgatttatcgtgagagaaaaatattgttttgattaaaaaaataagctaaaaagtacagattatagaaacgaacagggccagcaAGCAGCCAGAAAAGAAGTCAAAGGCAGGCGTATCGTGCATTCGTGCCGGCGGCCGGGCCCATTTACACCACCGCAGCCGGCTTTCCCCGGAGCGTGGAGCCCATCGGAGCTGCTAACGGCCCTTAATCTCGATCGATTTGGTGAACGACAAGTCTTGCAAGTCGCA encodes:
- the LOC136470176 gene encoding glutathione S-transferase T3-like, giving the protein MGSPEDNKNANRPPPVLQFGHLGGAAANTSSHGSKSSSRCSAQQEKQSVNIEDLSDSSEEEEPKRHQRINWSEEENERLFNSWTHHSTDPVIGIDRKCEYYWKAVATKFNDNTPKNSHKRSVKQLKTHWGDVKRDITKFSGAYARAMSARSSGQSDDMVLKIAHEMFKGGNKGRSFIYEYLWKVAKEMPKWRRIIQEERTTKRTKLSNSGAYTSSSNQDTEGETMSREVRPEGQKKAKARLKGTGKSTTPSPLSNQPSQNMVMYHEAMSMKAKTARDKKYKTYLKLLAIDTSNFNEKEKKGMTT